Proteins found in one Sorghum bicolor cultivar BTx623 chromosome 1, Sorghum_bicolor_NCBIv3, whole genome shotgun sequence genomic segment:
- the LOC8059322 gene encoding organic cation/carnitine transporter 7 isoform X2: protein MEGGRRGFLFTAIVTSGAGFLSAFAPNYLSLISLRFLVGIGLGGGPVLGSWFLEFVPAPTRGTWMVVFSAFWTVGTILEASLAWTVMPKFGWRWLLALSAIPSFLLLLFYAITPESPRFLCMKGRTTEAVDVLEKMARLNNVQLPSGRLVSDKNIELDEVSGSSESTTLLSGAEESDNLSEDRGSDFGGIKSVGKLLAPKLIRATLLLWMAFFGNAFAYYGIVLLTSELSNGNRICAKQDVESVNSTNASLYKNVFISSFAEIPGSFLSAMIVDRFGRKLSMASMLFTSCVFLVPLVFSRTDILTRISLFGARLCISASFTIVYIYAPEIYPTAVRTTGIGIASSVGRIGGILCPLVAVALVHSCQQTTAILLFELVIFLSGLAVSFFPFETKGCRLNDTEVDMN from the exons ATGGAAGGAGGCAG GAGAGGCTTTCTATTTACTGCCATCGTGACAAGTGGAGCTGGATTCTTGAGTGCTTTTGCTCCGAACTATCTGTCATTAATTTCCCTGAGATTCTTAGTTGGTATTGGTTTGGGAGGAGGGCCTGTTCTGGGATCTTGGTTCTTGGAATTTGTTCCTGCTCCAACTAGAGGAACATGGATGGTGGTATTTTCTGCATTTTGGACTGTTGGGACAATATTGGAGGCATCTCTTGCATGG ACAGTTATGCCCAAGTTTGGCTGGAGGTGGTTGTTAGCATTATCAGCTATTCCATCTTTTCTCCTGCTGCTATTTTATGCCATTACGCCAGAGTCACCAAGGTTCCTTTGCATGAAAGGCCGAACTACCGAGGCTGTGGATGTATTGGAGAAAATGGCAAGACTAAACAATGTACAACTACCTTCTGGTAGGCTTGTTTCTGACAAAAATATTGAGCTAGATGAAGTCTCAGGATCTTCAGAGTCCACGACACTTTTGTCTGGTGCCGAAGAAAGTGACAACCTAAGTGAAGATCGTGGTTCTGATTTCGGAGGTATTAAGTCTGTTGGCAAGCTACTTGCACCAAAACTGATCAGAGCAACCCTGCTTCTGTGGATGGCCTTCTTTGGAAATGCGTTTGCCTATTATGGCATTGTTCTTCTGACATCAGAGCTCAGTAATGGAAATAGGATATGTGCCAAACAGGATGTTGAATCAGTTAATTCAACTAATGCAAGCCTATATAAGAATGTTTTCATATCTAGTTTTGCAG AGATCCCAGGGTCATTTCTATCGGCCATGATCGTGGATAGATTTGGTCGCAAGCTTTCAATGGCGTCGATGCTCTTCACTAGCTGTGTTTTCTTAGTCCCACTGGTGTTCTCCCGGACAGATATACTAACCAGAATCTCCCTGTTTGGTGCCCGGCTCTGTATATCCGCCAGCTTCACCATTGTATACATATATGCTCCAGAG ATTTACCCGACCGCGGTGAGAACGACGGGCATTGGCATCGCGAGCTCAGTGGGCAGGATCGGCGGCATCCTTTGCCCGCTCGTCGCGGTCGCCCTGGTGCACAGCTGCCAGCAGACGACGGCGATCCTCCTCTTcgaacttgtaatcttcctctCCGGCCTGGCCGTCTCGTTCTTCCCCTTCGAGACGAAGGGGTGTAGACTCAACGACACCGAGGTGGACATGAACTGA
- the LOC8059322 gene encoding organic cation/carnitine transporter 7 isoform X1 — protein sequence MMEEGQSASYTVDDALLSSGFGRFQILILSYAGIGLIAEAMEMMLLSFVGPSVQLEWKLTSHQESMITSVVFVGMLIGAYSWGVVSDNYGRRRGFLFTAIVTSGAGFLSAFAPNYLSLISLRFLVGIGLGGGPVLGSWFLEFVPAPTRGTWMVVFSAFWTVGTILEASLAWTVMPKFGWRWLLALSAIPSFLLLLFYAITPESPRFLCMKGRTTEAVDVLEKMARLNNVQLPSGRLVSDKNIELDEVSGSSESTTLLSGAEESDNLSEDRGSDFGGIKSVGKLLAPKLIRATLLLWMAFFGNAFAYYGIVLLTSELSNGNRICAKQDVESVNSTNASLYKNVFISSFAEIPGSFLSAMIVDRFGRKLSMASMLFTSCVFLVPLVFSRTDILTRISLFGARLCISASFTIVYIYAPEIYPTAVRTTGIGIASSVGRIGGILCPLVAVALVHSCQQTTAILLFELVIFLSGLAVSFFPFETKGCRLNDTEVDMN from the exons ATGGAGGAGGGGCAATCAGCTTCATATACTGTGGATGATGCGCTCTTGTCATCAGGTTTTGGGAGGTTCCAGATACTGATTCTTTCATATGCTGGGATTGGCTTAATTGCCGAAGCGATGGAAATGATGCTGCTGTCATTTGTTGGTCCATCAGTACAGCTAGAATGGAAGCTTACTTCTCATCAGGAAAGCATGATTACAAGTGTTGTTTTTGTTGGAATGCTGATTGGAGCTTACTCGTGGGGTGTGGTTTCAGACAACTATGGAAGGAG GAGAGGCTTTCTATTTACTGCCATCGTGACAAGTGGAGCTGGATTCTTGAGTGCTTTTGCTCCGAACTATCTGTCATTAATTTCCCTGAGATTCTTAGTTGGTATTGGTTTGGGAGGAGGGCCTGTTCTGGGATCTTGGTTCTTGGAATTTGTTCCTGCTCCAACTAGAGGAACATGGATGGTGGTATTTTCTGCATTTTGGACTGTTGGGACAATATTGGAGGCATCTCTTGCATGG ACAGTTATGCCCAAGTTTGGCTGGAGGTGGTTGTTAGCATTATCAGCTATTCCATCTTTTCTCCTGCTGCTATTTTATGCCATTACGCCAGAGTCACCAAGGTTCCTTTGCATGAAAGGCCGAACTACCGAGGCTGTGGATGTATTGGAGAAAATGGCAAGACTAAACAATGTACAACTACCTTCTGGTAGGCTTGTTTCTGACAAAAATATTGAGCTAGATGAAGTCTCAGGATCTTCAGAGTCCACGACACTTTTGTCTGGTGCCGAAGAAAGTGACAACCTAAGTGAAGATCGTGGTTCTGATTTCGGAGGTATTAAGTCTGTTGGCAAGCTACTTGCACCAAAACTGATCAGAGCAACCCTGCTTCTGTGGATGGCCTTCTTTGGAAATGCGTTTGCCTATTATGGCATTGTTCTTCTGACATCAGAGCTCAGTAATGGAAATAGGATATGTGCCAAACAGGATGTTGAATCAGTTAATTCAACTAATGCAAGCCTATATAAGAATGTTTTCATATCTAGTTTTGCAG AGATCCCAGGGTCATTTCTATCGGCCATGATCGTGGATAGATTTGGTCGCAAGCTTTCAATGGCGTCGATGCTCTTCACTAGCTGTGTTTTCTTAGTCCCACTGGTGTTCTCCCGGACAGATATACTAACCAGAATCTCCCTGTTTGGTGCCCGGCTCTGTATATCCGCCAGCTTCACCATTGTATACATATATGCTCCAGAG ATTTACCCGACCGCGGTGAGAACGACGGGCATTGGCATCGCGAGCTCAGTGGGCAGGATCGGCGGCATCCTTTGCCCGCTCGTCGCGGTCGCCCTGGTGCACAGCTGCCAGCAGACGACGGCGATCCTCCTCTTcgaacttgtaatcttcctctCCGGCCTGGCCGTCTCGTTCTTCCCCTTCGAGACGAAGGGGTGTAGACTCAACGACACCGAGGTGGACATGAACTGA